A window from Schistosoma haematobium chromosome 3, whole genome shotgun sequence encodes these proteins:
- a CDS encoding hypothetical protein (EggNog:ENOG41KOG1225~COG:S), producing MSLLSNWSDINYRIHYDFAFLDAASEGTGVGGDGGIKAGLDVGSGAGIKAELGLGRGAGIQAGLGLGSGSGIKAELGLGRGAGIKAGLGLGSGVGIKGGLVIGGDGLRNVRDILLARRLGRLPRGIISSKIDGGKIRGEIDSGSESSRTIKREVIIDPGQEDVKETTQRKKIVKTREIKEVPVEDESSTETRKRTNKKTTIDDDSDSDSASSSETKKTVKRSVVSSGDFGDESS from the exons ATGTCTCTTCTTTCAAACTGGAG TGACATTAATTATCGTATTCATTATGATTTTGCCTTTCTAGATGCCGCCTCTGAAGGCACAGGAGTTGGTGGTGACGGGGGTATCAAAGCAGGTCTAGATGTTGGTAGTGGAGCAGGAATCAAAGCAGAACTAGGTCTTGGTCGTGGAGCAGGAATCCAAGCGGGTCTAGGTCTTGGTAGTGGATCAGGAATCAAAGCAGAACTAGGTCTTGGTCGTGGAGCAGGAATCAAAGCGGGTCTAGGTCTTGGTAGTGGAGTAGGAATCAAAGGAGGTTTAGTGATTGGTGGTGACGGTTTACGAAATGTACGCGATATTTTATTAGCGAGACGATTAGGTCGTTTACCGCGTGGTATAATCAGCTCCAAAATAGATGGAGGTAAAATCCGTGGAGAAATAGATAGTGGTAGTGAAAGTTCAAGAACTATTAAAAGAGAAGTAATCATAGATCCGGGTCAAGAAGATGTTAAAGAAACAACGCAACGCAAAAAAATTGTCAAAACAAGAGAGATCAAAGAAGTTCCAGTTGAAGATGAATCTTCCACAGAAACACGCAAAAGGACAAACAAGAAAACTACTATTGATGATGATAGTGACAGTGACAGTGCTTCAAGTTCTGAGACAAAGAAAACTGTGAAAAGATCTGTTGTATCTAGTGGCGATTTCGGTGACGAGTCTTCGTGA
- a CDS encoding hypothetical protein (EggNog:ENOG410PXTG~SECRETED:SignalP(1-19)): MITSLLIVLELSLPLSISPRILPPSILELIIPRGKRPNRLANKISRTFRKPSPPITKPPLIPTPLPRPRPALIPAPRPRPSSALIPDPLPRPRPAWIPAPRPRPSSALIPAPLPTSRPALIPPSPPTPVPSEAASRKAKS; encoded by the coding sequence ATGATTACTTCTCTTTTAATAGTTCTTGAACTTTCACTACCACTATCTATTTCTCCACGGATTTTACCTCCATCTATTTTGGAGCTGATTATACCACGCGGTAAACGACCTAATCGTCTCGCTAATAAAATATCGCGTACATTTCGTAAACCGTCACCACCAATCACTAAACCTCCTTTGATTCCTACTCCACTACCAAGACCTAGACCCGCTTTGATTCCTGCTCCACGACCAAGACCTAGTTCTGCTTTGATTCCTGATCCACTACCAAGACCTAGACCCGCTTGGATTCCTGCTCCACGACCAAGACCTAGTTCTGCTTTGATTCCTGCTCCACTACCAACATCTAGACCTGCTTTGATACCCCCGTCACCACCAACTCCTGTGCCTTCAGAGGCGGCATCTAGAAAGGCAAAATCATAA